A window of the Hordeum vulgare subsp. vulgare chromosome 5H, MorexV3_pseudomolecules_assembly, whole genome shotgun sequence genome harbors these coding sequences:
- the LOC123398670 gene encoding protein WEAK CHLOROPLAST MOVEMENT UNDER BLUE LIGHT 1-like, whose amino-acid sequence MEELNAEGVQQVEELNVEGVQQVEELNVKGAQQVQELNVEGVQQVAVVPNTVDLLENLTDSMPLVSVGFTESSPDGHNRHLSEDLSSLTINNIRVNGEESCDNQSKGNGISFHGHNRNFSEDIGSLTINELRASKVEEDCHSQHEEKEQQISRHNSAERNIFKAAEIAERFIQALDNRVLVETAAPIESVKDAVSKFGGILDWKERRKNVQLALDKVREEGPEYQRRVNAEELEKSKVLQELCSTRRIIEGLKLSLEKAQTEALQAQQDAELAEIRYKEIQQGIARKESAAVKAEIDLAKERHATAVADLQSVKEELEQLEKEHTSLITHREIAEIRAHESTAASQEIEKIVEDLTLELISLKESLTSSHATHIIAEERRINVALAYEQEKMDSKNELKQVDGEIQKLNDEILANKDLESKLEAASALLANLQSDFTAYMEGTLLEKENEVGEEMRSMVDVQMKLAKTRKELEDMRTNIETAKDEVKGLWNTAAALRADLEKEKADLTALKDKVHRATVSASSFQEELRKTTRELIVVQERIEAAKMPAELRQATQETQRAKAKARSACDEVTKAGEEADRAKAEVNVVQLRQEAVSREILAVKASEEIAMASVNALQEYKEEGETEPEADRRSDKSMMVSLEEYDALNKRAKEAEDLAKKRVIEAVEKIKEAKEGEVRSLDKLYQLTTQIDERRVALREAQEKAIAAQDHKLTMENELRKRRVKHGQHYTAGEAELAIPEVCLLRNGACSFDAAGSSASHMQGGGGPVTAAAGEPKARKSYFPRSIVTMFMTRKKTHSK is encoded by the exons ATGGAGGAACTGAATGCTGAAGGGGTGCAGCAAGTGGAGGAACTGAATGTCGAAGGGGTGCAGCAAGTGGAGGAACTGAATGTTAAAGGGGCGCAGCAAGTGCAGGAACTGAATGTTGAAGGGGTGCAGCAAGTAGCCGTTGTTCCAAACACTGTCGACTTACTGGAAAACTTGACTGATTCAATGCCTCTTGTTTCCGTTGGTTTTACTGAAAGTTCCCCAGATGGTCATAACAGACATTTAAGTGAAGATTTAAGTTCGCTTACAATTAATAATATACGTGTGAATGGGGAGGAAAGTTGCGACAACCAATCTAAAGGGAATGGAATCAGTTTCCATGGTCACAATAGAAATTTCAGTGAAGATATAGGTTCCCTTACAATTAATGAATTACGTGCAAGCAAAGTAGAGGAAGATTGTCATAGCCAGCATGAAGAGAAGGAACAACAAATTAGTCGCCATAACTCAGCTGAAAGAAACATTTTTAAGGCAGCAGAGATTGCCGAACGTTTCATTCAGGCTCTAGATAATAGAGTTCTTGTTGAAACTGCAGCACCGATTGAATCTGTCAAAGATGCTGTCAGCAAATTTGGAGGGATTCTTGACTGGAAAGAG AGGCGTAAAAATGTTCAACTCGCACTTGACAAGGTGCGGGAAGAAGGTCCTGAGTACCAGAGGAGAGTCAACGCTGAAGAACTCGAGAAAAGCAAAGTTCTACAGGAGCTGTGTAGCACCAGGCGGATCATAGAAGGGCTGAAATTAAGCCTGGAGAAAGCACAAACTGAAGCATTGCAAGCACAGCAAGATGCAGAGCTCGCTGAGATACGATACAAAGAGATACAACAAGGTATTGCTCGCAAAGAGAGTGCTGCAGTGAAGGCAGAGATTGATCTTGCCAAAGAACGCCATGCGACTGCCGTAGCAGACTTGCAGTCCGTTAAAGAGGAGCTAGAGCAGCTTGAGAAGGAACACACGTCTTTAATTACACATAGGGAGATTGCCGAGATTAGAGCACATGAATCCACTGCCGCGTCTCAGGAGATTGAGAAGATCGTCGAGGACCTTACTCTTGAGCTCATCTCACTGAAGGAGTCACTTACCTCTTCGCACGCTACCCACATTATAGCAGAGGAGCGAAGAATAAATGTGGCTTTGGCGTATGAGCAAGAAAAGATGGATTCGAAGAATGAGCTGAAGCAAGTTGATGGGGAGATTCAAAAGCTGAATGATGAGATCTTGGCCAATAAAGATCTTGAGTCTAAGCTAGAAGCTGCTTCCGCGTTGCTGGCAAATCTGCAAAGTGACTTTACTGCTTATATGGAAGGGACGCTGCTTGAGAAGGAAAATGAGGTTGGAGAGGAAATGCGATCCATGGTTGACGTTCAGATGAAGCTGGCGAAGACTAGGAAAGAGCTTGAGGATATGAGGACAAACATCGAAACGGCCAAGGATGAGGTGAAAGGGCTGTGGAATACTGCCGCTGCATTACGAGCTGATCTAGAGAAGGAGAAGGCAGACCTCACAGCATTGAAAGATAAAGTGCATCGTGCAACAGTTTCTGCCTCGTCTTTCCAGGAAGAACTGAGAAAGACGACGCGTGAGCTCATCGTGGTACAAGAGAGAATAGAAGCGGCTAAAATGCCGGCAGAGCTACGGCAGGCCACTCAAGAAACACAACGAGCAAAGGCCAAGGCTCGGTCGGCCTGCGATGAGGTTACAAAGGCTGGGGAGGAGGCTGACCGAGCTAAGGCAGAGGTCAACGTTGTCCAGTTGAGGCAAGAAGCAGTGTCAAGGGAGATACTTGCGGTTAAAGCATCCGAAGAGATTGCGATGGCCTCAGTAAATGCGCTGCAAGAATACAAAGAGGAAGGAGAAACGGAACCCGAAGCCGATCGAAGAAGTGACAAAAGCATGATGGTatcacttgaagaatatgatgcgTTGAACAAGAGAGCAAAGGAAGCCGAGGACCTAGCTAAGAAGCGGGTTATCGAGGCGGTCGAGAAGATCAAGGAGGCGAAGGAGGGGGAGGTGAGGAGCTTGGATAAGTTGTATCAGCTGACTACACAGATTGACGAGCGGAGGGTCGCGCTGAGGGAGGCGCAGGAGAAAGCCATCGCAGCGCAAGACCACAAGCTAAcgatggagaacgagctgaggaAACGAAGAGTGAAGCATGGCCAACATTACACTGCGGGCGAGGCCGAGCTTGCAATTCCTGAAGTCTGCCTCCTGAGGAACGGGGCATGCTCTTTCGATGCAGCGGGATCGTCTGCTTCTCATAtgcaaggaggaggaggcccggtaACTGCAGCAGCCGGAGAGCCAAAGGCGCGGAAGTCGTACTTCCCTCGCTCCATAGTGACCATGTTCATGACTAGGAAGAAGACACATTCCAAGTGA